A single Gadus macrocephalus chromosome 22, ASM3116895v1 DNA region contains:
- the adnp2b gene encoding activity-dependent neuroprotector homeobox protein 2b — translation MYQLPVENIEKIRKSRRKVKNILSELGLEDCQKLLKDLREKSEDNLEDEEAFENTEWEDFTEEDTYTKKKWPYRSQILCCALCKYSTKNIFTFKGHVSRCHDYEYSACALEACSDCHYVGHARALRKHVRFFHTSPSSLSSPNTATREWPQSSQKEKYLCRRCGYPSSSLTAIKKHVILRHLESLAQQFIGYKMQPYGKIYICKICKLNMGTLDQMLHHMLTEPVHTWVNSQVQKLISENKSSIQPPNGTGMYLTFPNIAPKTQTLSNRPVLVPNIGQHGQRVVALQQVHGTANGTTLIRTPGTNQSYLSPQASALVQLARAETKDLLPPGTSVALQGSTSASVQQAPLSLAPAQVQSLQNLQAHQMLLPKSHLTGTVGVAQKESKDQTTPQGTMMTSQSLLTHLIPTGNRINGLPTYTFAPPSMNTPLKPVVSANNSPQQTKKWITCPHCNELFPSNVYEMHMEIAHRTKSITANCESVAVRAPFLKKMPDKTVKCLMCKILLSEQGVIQHLLHGLNCLYCSALFFSLTQLIDHLKEQHPKTTANCDLLRREYRVYTDRSGQIMFPYFDITTTAPKDLLGDMEINLVLVTSALDLIFLKMLPSSTHPDICQASVKISSACCPFCYEKFQNPAKHLQHLKQKHFVAPTVHAILKTEAFKCVYCNGVYTGKLTQQAVMLHLQRCRSSPKRVPEPLRISAGNQVPAGGMAMLQPVPTQNELPKLFLQIPQQIHMKQVQAFTPAKPQAPLTPAPTVDTPETSEEQLSTRRLEEAWRQVVETNQREREQMAEKCKRRREEKMAARMLPPSASSGVKLLLEPTVLEVQVPWERKQFIFRYFNVNPYITKGESEELCKRLNLNKSELGAYFGNRRTRCLKSLKRTTAKVLLGFKMTELRKVKHNLLIPKSHPVNPVEKLIEMGPRTRPRTSGPGTDMDRSDAGLPSQKKAESNLTHETKAAVTGEVEEMET, via the exons ATGTATCAACTCCCAGTGGAAAATATTGAGAAGATCCGCAAGTCACGGAGGAAAGTGAAGAACATTCTGAGTGAACTGGGCCTTGAGGACTGCCAGAAGCTTCTCAAG GATCTCCGTGAAAAGTCTGAGGACAACTTGGAGGACGAAGAGGCCTTTGAGAACACGGAATGGGAAGATTTCACAGAGGAGGACACTtacacaaagaaaaag tgGCCATATCGTTCCCAGATACTGTGCTGTGCATTGTGCAAGTATTctacaaaaaacattttcacCTTCAAGGGCCATGTGTCGCGGTGCCACGACTATGAGTACTCAGCATGTGCCCTGGAGGCTTGCTCCGACTGCCACTACGTCGGCCACGCCAGGGCTCTCAGGAAACACGTGAGGTTCTTCCACACCTCCCCTAGCAGCCTCTCTTCGCCCAACACGGCCACCAGAGAATGGCCTCAATCGTCACAGAAGGAGAAGTATCTCTGTCGGAGATGTGGGTACCCGAGCTCTTCCCTCACCGCCATCAAGAAGCACGTCATTCTCCGGCATCTCGAGAGCTTAGCCCAGCAGTTCATCGGCTACAAAATGCAACCATATGGGAAGATCTACATTTGCAAGATATGCAAGTTGAACATGGGAACTCTGGATCAGATGCTTCATCACATGTTGACGGAGCCAGTGCACACCTGGGTCAACTCACAGGTGCAAAAGTTGATCAGTGAAAACAAGAGTTCTATCCAACCGCCTAATGGTACCGGCATGTATTTAACATTCCCAAACATCGCTCCTAAAACTCAGACTCTTAGTAACAGACCTGTACTTGTTCCCAACATTGGCCAACATGGACAGAGAGTGGTAGCCTTGCAACAAGTTCATGGGACTGCTAACGGCACTACATTGATACGCACGCCTGGAACCAACCAGTCCTATCTATCTCCCCAGGCATCAGCTCTAGTTCAGCTAGCCCGTGCTGAGACTAAAGATTTGCTCCCACCTGGGACCTCTGTAGCCCTCCAAGGGTCGACGTCAGCCTCTGTCCAACAGGCACCGCTGTCCCTAGCTCCAGCCCAAGTGCAGTCGCTCCAGAACCTACAAGCCCATCAAATGCTTCTGCCCAAGAGCCACTTGACAGGAACAGTGGGTGTGGCCCAAAAGGAGTCAAAAGACCAAACGACCCCACAGGGTACCATGATGACTTCTCAGTCATTACTCACTCACTTGATTCCCACCGGCAACAGGATAAATGGTTTACCTACATACACGTTTGCGCCACCTAGCATGAACACTCCTCTCAAGCCAGTGGTGTCAGCTAACAACTCACCTCAGCAAACTAAGAAGTGGATCACCTGCCCACATTGCAATGAACTCTTCCCCTCGAATGTCTATGAGATGCACATGGAGATCGCCCACAGGACTAAATCCATCACAGCAAACTGTGAAAGTGTGGCTGTCAGGGCGCCCTTCCTTAAGAAAATGCCAGACAAAACTGTGAAATGCCTCATGTGCAAGATTCTTCTTTCAGAACAGGGTGTCATCCAGCACCTTCTACATGGCCTGAACTGTTTGTACTGCTCAGCTTTGTTCTTCTCGCTCACACAGCTCATCGACCATCTGAAGGAGCAGCACCCAAAAACAACGGCCAACTGTGACTTGCTGAGACGAGAGTACCGGGTGTACACGGACCGTTCAGGGCAAATCATGTTCCCTTATTTTGATATTACCACTACAGCACCGAAGGACCTCCTGGGGGACATGGAGATCAACCTTGTCCTGGTTACCAGTGCTCTGGACCTTATCTTTTTGAAAATGCTGCCCAGTAGCACCCATCCAGACATCTGCCAAGCTTCTGTGAAAATCAGCAGTGCATGCTGCCCCTTCTGCTATGAAAAGTTTCAGAACCCAGCCAAGCACCTTCAGCATTTGAAACAAAAGCACTTTGTGGCACCGACCGTCCATGCTATACTTAAGACTGAGGCCTTCAAGTGTGTATACTGCAATGGAGTGTACACAGGGAAGCTGACGCAGCAGGCTGTAATGCTGCACTTACAGCGGTGCCGTTCTTCACCAAAGAGGGTGCCAGAACCTCTGAGAATCTCTGCCGGAAATCAGGTGCCTGCTGGTGGTATGGCCATGCTTCAGCCTGTACCGACACAGAATGAACTGCCAAAGTTATTCTTGCAGATCCCACAACAGATTCACATGAAGCAAGTGCAAGCATTTACACCTGCCAAACCACAAGCACCTCTGACACCTGCTCCTACGGTCGACACTCCAGAGACTAGTGAAGAGCAGCTCAGCACGAGGCGGCTGGAGGAGGCTTGGAGGCAGGTGGTGGAGACCAACCAGCGGGAGCGAGAACAAATGGCCGAGAAGTGCAAAAGGCGGCGAGAAGAGAAGATGGCGGCACGGATGCTCCCACCGTCTGCGAGCTCAGGCGTGAAGTTATTGTTGGAGCCGACTGTCTTGGAAGTCCAAGTGCCCTGGGAGCGCAAACAGTTCATTTTCCGATACTTTAACGTAAACCCTTACATCACCAAAGGCGAGTCGGAGGAGTTGTGCAAAAGGCTGAACCTCAACAAATCCGAGTTGGGTGCCTATTTTGGGAATAGACGCACAAGGTGCTTGAAGAGCCTCAAGAGAACCACTGCCAAGGTGCTACTGGGTTTCAAGATGACCGAACTGAGGAAGGTCAAGCACAACCTGCTCATCCCCAAAAGTCATCCAGTGAATCCAGTGGAGAAGCTCATAGAGATGGGGCCCCGGACCAGACCCAGAACCTCTGGGCCAGGCACTGACATGGATCGGAGTGATGCAGGTCTACCATCACAAAAAAAGGCAGAATCAAACCTTACCCATGAAACAAAAGCGGCCGTCACTGGCGAGGTAGAGGAAATGGAGACCTAA
- the azin1b gene encoding antizyme inhibitor 1b, producing MKGLCEEPCYVIELLEDGVTIDDVIDGYISEHALVERSAFVVGDLGALMRQHVRWQVLAPNLQPYYPVKCNSSPAIIEVLASLGLGFVCTNKAELSLVLEQGVPPENVILSGVCKQLAHIKYAAKNNVCHLVCDNQAELCKIARAHSNAKLLLQLTTEAHAAETSVAFGCSLKSCRYLLELARELGVDVVGVTFHIPPSCPDLQQAYHHALSDARCVFDMGAELGFSMNILDIGGGITGSDFQLQQVECAVSPLLDAYFPPLSGVQVLAQPGTFYVASVFSLAVNVIGKKVLNQQWGSLAQGELSATDTEFQYYINEGVYGSFRRKLLGNTIPAPSVHKHALCTEELVYPSSLWGPSLDQLDEVVEHCLLPELSLGDWLLFPNMGANGLEELTCLPSEPQMPVYYAIYTADWCGMQEAGVALDGTMKSFSLINHSAVFNHPSKSI from the exons ATGAAAGGACTTTGTGAGGAGCCGTGCTATGTCATCGAGCTCCTGGAGGACGGAGTGACCATTGACGATGTCATCGATGGATACATCTCCGAACACGCTCTG gtggagagGAGTGCCTTCGTGGTGGGCGACTTGGGGGCCCTGATGCGGCAGCATGTGCGCTGGCAGGTTCTGGCACCAAATCTTCAACCCTACTACCCTGTCAAGTGCAACAGCAGCCCGGCCATCATCGAGGTGCTGGCCTCCCTGGGCCTCGGCTTCGTCTGCACCAACAAG GCTGAGCTGAGCCTGGTGCTGGAGCAAGGCGTACCCCCGGAGAACGTCATCCTATCTGGGGTCTGCAAGCAGCTGGCCCACATCAAGTATGCCGCAAAGAACAACGTGTGCCACCTTGTTTGTGACAACCAGGCGGAGCTCTGCAAGATCGCCCGGGCACACAGCAACGCAAA GTTGTTGCTGCAGCTCACCACTGAGGCTCATGCGGCCGAGACCAGCGTGGCCTTCGGCTGCTCCCTGAAGAGCTGCCGGTACCTCCTGGAGTTAGCCCGGGAGCTGGGGGTGGATGTCGTGGGGGTGACCTTTCACATTCCCCCTTCCTGCCCGGACCTACAGCAGGCCTACCACCATGCCCTCTCGGATGCCCGCTGCGTCTTCGACATGGGG GCCGAGCTCGGCTTCAGCATGAACATCTTGGACATCGGTGGTGGAATCACAGGTTCAGACTTTCAACTCCAGCAG GTTGAGTGTGCGGTCAGTCCACTGTTGGATGCCTATTTCCCTCCGTTGTCTGGGGTGCAGGTGTTGGCCCAGCCAGGCACCTTCTATGTGGCCTCTGTTTTCAGTTTGGCTGTCAACGTGATTGGCAAGAAGGTCCTGAACCAACAGTGGGGCAGTCTGGCCCAGG GGGAGCTGAGTGCCACAGACACAGAGTTCCAGTACTACATCAACGAGGGCGTGTATGGCTCGTTCCGCCGCAAGCTGCTAGGAAATACTATCCCTGCCCCGTCTGTTCACAAG CATGCTCTCTGCACTGAGGAGCTGGTGTATCCCAGCAGCCTGTGGGGGCCGTCCCTGGACCAACTGGACGAGGTGGTGGAGCACTGTCTGCTGCCTGAGCTCAGTCTCGGGGACTGGCTGCTCTTCCCAAACATGGGAGCCAACGGGCTGGAGGAGCTCACCTGCCTGCCCAGCGAGCCCCAGATGCCTGTCTACTATGCTATATACACCGCAGACTG GTGCGGGATGCAGGAGGCTGGTGTGGCACTAGACGGCACAATGAAGAGCTTCTCCCTGATCAACCACAGTGCGGTGTTCAATCATCCGTCCAAGTCCATCTGA